A stretch of the Methanosphaera sp. genome encodes the following:
- a CDS encoding phage holin family protein, with protein MIHNFSNKVIRLIKLFIFLVLEVVIFFELNKILHIIIIPDFMTAFLMIVTLSIINVLIWPVVSYFSLRLFVATIGLGTFFIDGIILSCFAYFFSGVSMDPASLFTFPFIVGIINSALTIMFNFDDEETYYRNIIKKRLEENKFDDTADKKGFIFLEIDGLAYDILNEAIERGDMPTVKSWLDDGSHKTTSWNTDLSSQTSSSQAGILHGNNDNIPAFRWVEKENNNRILSSNGFSDVHIIEEMISDGNGLLAHNGGSRSNLFTGDADDYILTLGKIGQKGSVNNKSWYYLFAEPFFMARVVALILWDFLMEFESRIYHIVRNIRPRLHYRGLKYFVARAGANILMREASTSAVIGDITTGKLDVVYTTYMGYDEIAHHSGIRDKDAFYALRQIDKQFSNIQKAKEDAKRDYELIVLSDHGQSEGPTFRMKYKITLEDLVKTYLPDHVTIHSMLYSNNDHIMADISFERAKETAKLSHRKFKDEHENIRNISDKINEQKDKFSDHKEKLSDRKDEFMKNNFITGSEPITSRIEKLAESIGIDINLSDDEVVDVDSGETIVLASGNLGLIYFTNWTQRLTYEQIEDAFPGLISGIASHPGIGFLMVKSSIYGTIVLSNNNVYYMDEDRYDGEAFLDVFGENIVDHLKRTDSFDHVPDILVNSAYDPETGYVYAFEELIGSHGGAGGTQQEPFILYPSYWDLDEDIVGSESVHKFFKREIKKSWNEKEGNE; from the coding sequence ATGATACATAATTTCAGCAATAAAGTTATAAGATTAATAAAACTTTTCATATTCCTAGTTTTAGAGGTTGTTATATTTTTTGAATTAAATAAAATACTTCATATTATAATAATTCCAGATTTTATGACAGCATTTTTAATGATTGTTACATTATCAATTATTAATGTTCTTATATGGCCTGTTGTATCATACTTTTCATTGAGACTATTTGTTGCAACAATTGGACTTGGAACATTTTTTATTGATGGTATAATTCTTTCATGTTTTGCATACTTCTTTTCTGGAGTATCTATGGATCCTGCATCACTTTTTACTTTTCCATTTATTGTTGGAATTATAAATTCTGCACTTACAATTATGTTTAATTTTGATGATGAGGAAACCTACTATCGTAATATTATTAAAAAAAGACTTGAAGAGAATAAATTTGATGATACTGCAGATAAGAAGGGATTTATCTTCCTTGAAATTGATGGTCTTGCATATGATATTTTAAATGAAGCAATAGAACGTGGTGATATGCCAACTGTTAAATCATGGCTTGATGATGGAAGTCATAAAACTACATCATGGAATACTGATCTTTCAAGTCAGACAAGTTCATCACAGGCTGGTATTTTACATGGAAATAATGATAATATTCCAGCTTTTCGTTGGGTTGAAAAGGAAAATAATAATAGAATTCTTTCATCTAATGGATTTAGTGATGTTCATATTATAGAGGAGATGATCTCTGATGGTAATGGTCTTCTAGCACATAATGGTGGAAGTAGGTCAAATCTTTTCACAGGTGATGCTGATGATTATATTCTAACTCTTGGAAAGATTGGGCAAAAAGGAAGTGTTAATAATAAGTCATGGTACTACCTATTTGCTGAGCCATTTTTCATGGCAAGGGTTGTTGCATTAATATTATGGGATTTCCTCATGGAATTTGAATCAAGAATATATCATATAGTGAGAAATATCAGACCAAGACTTCATTATCGTGGTCTTAAATATTTTGTTGCTCGTGCTGGTGCAAATATCCTAATGCGTGAAGCTTCAACATCAGCTGTAATTGGTGATATTACAACAGGAAAACTTGATGTTGTATATACAACCTATATGGGATATGATGAAATTGCACATCACTCTGGTATTCGTGATAAGGATGCATTTTATGCTCTTCGTCAGATAGATAAACAATTTAGTAACATTCAAAAAGCAAAAGAAGATGCAAAACGTGACTATGAACTTATAGTATTATCAGATCATGGACAATCAGAAGGTCCTACATTTAGAATGAAATATAAAATTACACTTGAAGATCTTGTTAAAACATATCTTCCCGATCATGTAACAATTCACAGTATGCTTTACTCAAACAATGACCATATAATGGCTGATATTTCATTTGAAAGAGCAAAAGAAACAGCAAAGCTTAGTCATAGAAAATTTAAAGATGAGCATGAAAACATCCGTAATATTTCAGATAAAATTAATGAACAAAAAGATAAATTTTCAGATCATAAAGAGAAATTATCAGATCGTAAAGATGAATTTATGAAAAACAATTTCATAACAGGATCTGAACCTATAACAAGTCGTATTGAAAAATTAGCTGAAAGTATTGGTATTGATATTAACCTATCTGATGATGAAGTTGTAGATGTTGATAGTGGTGAAACTATTGTTCTTGCATCAGGTAATCTTGGTCTCATCTACTTTACAAATTGGACTCAAAGACTTACATATGAACAGATTGAAGATGCATTTCCTGGCTTAATTAGTGGTATTGCATCACATCCTGGTATTGGATTTTTAATGGTTAAAAGTTCTATCTATGGAACCATAGTATTATCTAATAATAATGTCTACTACATGGATGAGGATCGCTATGATGGTGAAGCTTTCCTTGATGTATTTGGTGAAAACATAGTTGATCATCTTAAACGTACAGATAGCTTTGATCATGTACCTGACATCTTAGTTAACAGTGCATATGATCCTGAAACTGGATATGTTTATGCATTTGAAGAACTTATTGGAAGTCATGGTGGTGCTGGTGGTACACAACAAGAACCTTTCATATTATATCCATCATACTGGGATTTAGATGAGGATATTGTTGGATCAGAATCTGTTCACAAGTTCTTTAAGCGTGAAATTAAAAAAAGTTGGAATGAAAAGGAAGGTAATGAGTAA
- the glyA gene encoding serine hydroxymethyltransferase — translation MSNFDKAEEIKNITKKHHDWMKNSLNLIASENITSRAVREAVASDLSHRYAEGLPGERLYEGCTYIDEIENITIDLSKKLFGAEHANVQSTSGVIANLATFFALSKPGDRIMSINVPEGGHISHAGVSAAGVRGLQISSVPMDSEMMNVDIDKTVDKIRRLEPKVIVLGGSLFLFPHPVKEVADAAKEVGARVMYDGAHVLGLNAGKQFQDPIAEGADVVTGSTHKTFPGPQGGIILCKEELGKKIDNCVFPGLVSNHHLHHMAGLGIATAEMLEFGEDYAAQTVKNAQALAQALYELGFNVLCEDQGFTKSHQVVMDVKELGDVAKMAKTLEANNIILNKNLLPWDDVNDSANPSGIRMGTQELTHRGLKEDNMQDVAQFIKAVVMDGKDVTEDVTAYMQDYTTVHYSFDEGAEGYDYINF, via the coding sequence ATGTCTAATTTTGATAAAGCAGAAGAAATCAAAAACATAACAAAAAAACATCACGACTGGATGAAAAACAGTTTAAACTTAATTGCTAGTGAAAACATTACTAGTAGAGCTGTAAGAGAAGCAGTAGCATCAGACTTATCACACAGATATGCTGAAGGATTACCTGGTGAAAGATTATATGAAGGATGTACATACATCGATGAAATTGAAAACATAACAATTGATCTTTCCAAAAAATTATTTGGAGCAGAACATGCAAATGTACAATCTACATCAGGAGTTATTGCAAACCTTGCAACATTCTTTGCTCTAAGTAAACCTGGTGACAGAATAATGTCAATTAACGTACCAGAAGGAGGACACATCAGCCACGCTGGAGTAAGTGCAGCAGGAGTAAGAGGTCTTCAAATTTCATCAGTACCTATGGATTCTGAAATGATGAATGTAGACATTGATAAAACAGTAGATAAAATAAGAAGACTTGAACCTAAAGTAATTGTACTTGGAGGAAGTTTATTCTTATTCCCACACCCTGTTAAAGAAGTAGCAGATGCAGCAAAAGAAGTAGGAGCACGTGTAATGTATGATGGTGCTCACGTATTAGGACTTAACGCTGGAAAACAATTCCAAGACCCAATAGCTGAAGGTGCAGATGTTGTAACAGGAAGTACACACAAAACCTTCCCAGGACCACAAGGTGGAATTATTCTTTGTAAAGAAGAATTAGGTAAAAAAATCGATAACTGTGTATTCCCAGGACTTGTAAGTAACCATCACTTACACCACATGGCAGGATTAGGTATTGCAACAGCAGAAATGCTTGAATTTGGTGAAGATTACGCAGCACAAACAGTTAAAAATGCACAAGCTTTAGCTCAAGCATTATATGAATTAGGATTCAATGTTTTATGTGAAGATCAAGGATTTACAAAATCACACCAAGTTGTAATGGATGTAAAAGAACTTGGAGATGTTGCTAAAATGGCAAAAACATTAGAAGCAAACAACATCATATTAAACAAAAACCTTCTCCCATGGGACGATGTAAATGACAGTGCAAACCCATCAGGTATAAGAATGGGAACACAAGAATTAACACACCGTGGACTTAAAGAAGATAACATGCAAGATGTTGCACAATTCATAAAAGCTGTAGTAATGGATGGAAAAGATGTAACAGAAGATGTAACAGCATACATGCAAGATTACACAACAGTACATTACTCATTTGATGAAGGTGCAGAAGGATACGATTACATTAACTTCTAA